One window of the Perca fluviatilis chromosome 5, GENO_Pfluv_1.0, whole genome shotgun sequence genome contains the following:
- the LOC120558576 gene encoding RNA-binding protein 39-like isoform X1: MADDFDVEAMLEAPFRKDEIKSSHANGHDDQNKKKKRSRSKSRSPGSRRRRSRSKDKKKGKKRSKSRERKRSRSRERHRSNSRSKERSGRYRARKSPVRKRSKSRSPLKKEKSPIRNFEDAIGPYNKIREQPIDNLTPEERDARTVFCMQLAARIRARDLEDFFSAVGKVRDVRMISDRNSRRSKGIAYIEFVESSSVPLAIGLTGQRLLGVPIIVQASQAEKNRAAAAANNLQKGSSGPMRLYVGSLHFNITEEMLRGIFEPFGKIEGIQLMMDSETGRSKGYGFISFADAECAKKALEQLNGFELAGRPMKVGHVTERSDSSTASSFLDNDELERTGIDLGTTGRLQLMARLAEGTGLKIPPAAQQALQMTGSIPFGNISAPTSVPTPAPSQALNLPSQPLATHCLQLSNLFNPQSENDPSWAVEIQDDVIEECNKHGGIVHIYVDKNSAQGNVYVKCPSIPAAMATVNALHGRWFAGKMITAAYVPLPTYHNLFPDSVTAKQLLMPARR, translated from the exons ATGGCTGATGATTTTGACGTTGAGGCCATGCTGGAGGCTCCATTCAGAAAG GATGAGATCAAGTCCTCTCATGCAAATGGACATGACGACCAGAACAAAAA GAAAAAGAGGAGCCGAAGCAAGAGCCGAAGCCCAGGCTCTAGGAGGAGAAGAAGCCGAagcaaagacaaaaagaagGGTAAGAAGAGGAGCAAGAGCCGAGAAAGAAAACGAAGCCGCAGCAGAGAACGCCATCGCAGCAACTCCCGAAGCAAGGAGCGCTCTGGCCGGTACAGAGCACGCAAGAGCCCAGT ccgGAAACGTTCCAAAAGTCGGAGCCCCTTGAAAAAAGAGAAGAGTCCCATCAG AAATTTTGAGGATGCTATCGGGCCGTATAACAAAATCAGGGA GCAACCAATTGACAATTTAACACCAGAGGAGAGGGATGCCCGCACAGTTTTCTGTATGCAGCTCGCTGCAAGAATCAGAGCTCGAGACCTGGAAGATTTCTTCTCAGCTGTTGGAAAA GTAAGAGATGTGAGAATGATCTCAGACAGAAACTCCAGGAGATCAAAGGGCATCGCTTACATAGAGTTTGTGGAGTCTTCTTCTGTACCACTGGCTATTGGATTGACTGGCCAGAGGCTTTTAGGAGTGCCCATCATCGTCCAGGCCTCTCAG gcagaaaaaaacagagctgCAGCTGCTGCCAACAATCTACAGAAGGGCAGTTCAGGTCCAATGAGGCTGTACGTGGGCTCCCTGCACTTCAACATTACTGAAGAAATGCTTCGAGGGATCTTTGAGCCGTTTGGAAAG ATTGAGGGAATCCAGCTAATGATGGACAGTGAGACTGGACGATCCAAAGGCTATGGCTTCATATCG TTTGCAGATGCAGAATGTGCAAAAAAGGCCTTGGAGCAGCTCAATGGCTTTGAGCTGGCCGGACGTCCGATGAAGGTGGGGCATGTTACAGAGCGCTCAGACTCATCGACAGCCAGCTCATTCCTGGACAACGACGAACTTGAGAGGACTGGCATCGACCTGGGAACCACAGGGCGTCTACAGCTTATGGCTCGGCTAGCAGAAG GAACTGGTCTGAAAATCCCTCCTGCTGCTCAGCAGGCTCTACAGATGACTGGGTCCATACCCTTTGGAAACATTTCTGCTCCAACAT CTGTTCCAACTCCAGCTCCAAGCCAAGCCTTGAACCTCCCTTCACAGCCGTTGGCCACACACTGCCTTCAGCTGTCCAATCTGTTCAACCCACAATC gGAAAACGATCCCAGCTGGGCTGTCGAGATCCAAGATGATGTTATTGAAGAGTGCAACAAACATGGAGGAATTGTTCACATTTATGTTGATAAGAACTCTGCTCAA GGTAATGTGTATGTGAAGTGTCCCTCAATACCAGCAGCGATGGCAACTGTAAATGCACTTCATGGACGCTGGTTTGCAG GCAAAATGATAACTGCTGCCTACGTTCCCTTACCAACCTACCACAACCTTTTCCCCGATTCTGTAACGGCGAAGCAGCTCCTAATGCCGGCACGCCGATAG
- the pabpc1l gene encoding polyadenylate-binding protein 1-like isoform X3 — protein sequence MKMNSSGQAYPLASLYVGDLHSDVTEAMLYQKFSPAGPIMSIRVCRDIITRRSLGYAYINFQQPADAECALDTMNYDVIKGRPIRIMWSQRDPGLRKSGVGNIFIKNMDESIDNKALYDTFSAFGNILSCKVVCDEKGSKGYGFVHFETHEAANRAIGTMNGMLLNDRKVFVGHFKSRKEREVEFGNKAMKFTNVYIKNFGEDYTDEKLMEVFTAFGRTLSVRVMKDERGRSRGFGFVNYANHEDAQKAVNEMNGKEINGKIIYVGRAQKRLERQGELKRKFDQIKQDRIQRYQGVNLYVKNLDDSIDDERLRKEFAPYGTITSAKVMTDGSQSKGFGFVCFSSPEEATKAVTEMNGRIVATKPLYVALAQRREERKAILTNKYMQRLATLRTMTSPIIDSYQQAGYYMTVPQPPTRSFYNHNAVSNMRPVPRWTGQPPRLQGTYSTQFVGTSVPRRGSTPIATVRQASTQAPRIISSTQKTNNIATQTVGGRTDMPGMTRSGQYKYSSAVRNVQQVVTVPAPMTRLQVIPAPVMEQPVHIQGHEPLTASMLASAPLMDQKQLLGERLYPVIHALHPNLAGKITGMLLEIDNSELLHMLETPESLHAKVDEAIAVLQAHQAKECSPKK from the exons ATGAAG ATGAACAGCAGTGGACAAGCGTATCCCCTCGCTTCTCTGTATGTAGGCGACCTGCATTCTGATGTTACGGAGGCCATGCTTTACCAGAAATTTTCTCCTGCTGGACCCATCATGTCGATCCGTGTGTGCCGTGACATCATAACACGCAGATCTCTGGGATATGCCTACATAAACTTCCAGCAACCAGCTGATG cggAGTGCGCCTTGGATACAATGAACTACGACGTTATTAAGGGTCGGCCTATCAGAATAATGTGGTCTCAGCGTGACCCGGGACTCAGGAAGTCTGGTGTGGGAAACATCTTTATCAAGAACATGGATGAGTCGATTGACAACAAGGCGCTGTATGATACCTTCTCAGCCTTTGGCAATATTTTGTCCTGCAAG GTTGTTTGTGACGAGAAAGGGTCCAAAGGCTATGGATTTGTTCACTTTGAAACTCACGAGGCTGCAAACCGGGCCATTGGAACCATGAATGGGATGCTCCTGAATGATAGGAAAGT TTTTGTTGGCCACTTTAAGTCCCGCAAGGAAAGAGAGGTGGAGTTTGGCAACAAAGCTATGAAGTTCACCAACGTCTACATCAAAAACTTTGGTGAAGACTACACTGATGAGAAACTCATGGAAGTCTTTACTGCATTTG GAAGGACTCTCAGTGTGCGAGTGATGAAGGATGAGAGGGGCCGGTCACGAGGATTTGGCTTTGTAAACTACGCTAACCATGAGGATGCTCAGAAG GCAGTTaatgaaatgaatggaaaggAGATCAATGGGAAGATCATCTATGTTGGTCGGGCTCAGAAGCGGCTGGAGCGCCAGGGAGAGCTCAAGCGCAAGTTTGACCAGATCAAACAGGACCGCATCCAGCGCTATCAG GGGGTGAATCTGTATGTGAAGAACTTGGATGATAGCATAGATGACGAGAGACTCCGGAAGGAATTTGCCCCTTATGGCACCATCACCAGTGCCAAG GTCATGACAGACGGCTCCCAAAGCAAGGGTTTTGgctttgtttgtttctcttcacCTGAGGAAGCAACAAAAGCAGTGACTGAAATGAACGGGAGAATTGTTGCAACCAAGCCACTGTATGTGGCTCTGGCTCAGCGGAGAGAGGAGCGTAAAGCGATCCTGAccaataaatacatgcagagaCTTGCTACCTTGAGGACCATGACGAGTCCGATCATTGACTCTTACCAGCAGGCCGGATACTACATGACTGTACCACAG CCTCCCACTCGCTCCTTCTACAACCACAATGCTGTCAGCAACATGAGACCAGTGCCTCGTTGGACAGGACAACCCCCAAGACTACAGG GCACCTATTCAACCCAGTTTGTTGGTACCTCTGTTCCCCGACGTGGATCGACCCCCATCGCTACGGTCAGACAGGCCTCCACCCAGGCTCCGCGCATTATAAGCTCCACACAAAAGACAA ATAACATTGCCACGCAGACTGTAGGAGGGCGTACTGACATGCCTGGTATGACCAGAAGCGGCCAGTACAAGTACTCGTCTGCAGTGAGAAACGTCCAGCAGGTCGTTACTGTACCTGCACCCATGACGAGACTGCAG GTTATTCCTGCACCTGTGATGGAGCAACCGGTGCACATTCAAGGCCACGAGCCGCTCACCGCCTCGATGTTGGCTTCAGCTCCACTCATGGATCAGAAACAGCTTCTCG GGGAGCGATTGTACCCGGTGATCCATGCCCTTCACCCAAACTTGGCTGGAAAAATCACTGGCATGCTGCTGGAGATCGACAACTCTGAGCTGCTGCACATGCTGGAGACACCCGAGTCCCTGCACGCTAAG GTGGACGAGGCGATTGCTGTCCTGCAGGCTCACCAGGCAAAGGAATGCTCTCCTAAAAAGTGA
- the pabpc1l gene encoding polyadenylate-binding protein 1-like isoform X4 — translation MKMNSSGQAYPLASLYVGDLHSDVTEAMLYQKFSPAGPIMSIRVCRDIITRRSLGYAYINFQQPADAECALDTMNYDVIKGRPIRIMWSQRDPGLRKSGVGNIFIKNMDESIDNKALYDTFSAFGNILSCKVVCDEKGSKGYGFVHFETHEAANRAIGTMNGMLLNDRKVRKTGNQLESGIVNPKAHFLGGTCQFFLLSFVGHFKSRKEREVEFGNKAMKFTNVYIKNFGEDYTDEKLMEVFTAFGRTLSVRVMKDERGRSRGFGFVNYANHEDAQKAVNEMNGKEINGKIIYVGRAQKRLERQGELKRKFDQIKQDRIQRYQGVNLYVKNLDDSIDDERLRKEFAPYGTITSAKVMTDGSQSKGFGFVCFSSPEEATKAVTEMNGRIVATKPLYVALAQRREERKAILTNKYMQRLATLRTMTSPIIDSYQQAGYYMTVPQPPTRSFYNHNAVSNMRPVPRWTGQPPRLQGTYSTQFVGTSVPRRGSTPIATVRQASTQAPRIISSTQKTSYSCTCDGATGAHSRPRAAHRLDVGFSSTHGSETASRGAIVPGDPCPSPKLGWKNHWHAAGDRQL, via the exons ATGAAG ATGAACAGCAGTGGACAAGCGTATCCCCTCGCTTCTCTGTATGTAGGCGACCTGCATTCTGATGTTACGGAGGCCATGCTTTACCAGAAATTTTCTCCTGCTGGACCCATCATGTCGATCCGTGTGTGCCGTGACATCATAACACGCAGATCTCTGGGATATGCCTACATAAACTTCCAGCAACCAGCTGATG cggAGTGCGCCTTGGATACAATGAACTACGACGTTATTAAGGGTCGGCCTATCAGAATAATGTGGTCTCAGCGTGACCCGGGACTCAGGAAGTCTGGTGTGGGAAACATCTTTATCAAGAACATGGATGAGTCGATTGACAACAAGGCGCTGTATGATACCTTCTCAGCCTTTGGCAATATTTTGTCCTGCAAG GTTGTTTGTGACGAGAAAGGGTCCAAAGGCTATGGATTTGTTCACTTTGAAACTCACGAGGCTGCAAACCGGGCCATTGGAACCATGAATGGGATGCTCCTGAATGATAGGAAAGT tCGAAAGACAGGTAATCAGTTGGAATCTGGCATTGTCAACCCAAAGGCCCATTTTCTGGGGGGAACATGTCAGTTCTTCCTGCTTAG TTTTGTTGGCCACTTTAAGTCCCGCAAGGAAAGAGAGGTGGAGTTTGGCAACAAAGCTATGAAGTTCACCAACGTCTACATCAAAAACTTTGGTGAAGACTACACTGATGAGAAACTCATGGAAGTCTTTACTGCATTTG GAAGGACTCTCAGTGTGCGAGTGATGAAGGATGAGAGGGGCCGGTCACGAGGATTTGGCTTTGTAAACTACGCTAACCATGAGGATGCTCAGAAG GCAGTTaatgaaatgaatggaaaggAGATCAATGGGAAGATCATCTATGTTGGTCGGGCTCAGAAGCGGCTGGAGCGCCAGGGAGAGCTCAAGCGCAAGTTTGACCAGATCAAACAGGACCGCATCCAGCGCTATCAG GGGGTGAATCTGTATGTGAAGAACTTGGATGATAGCATAGATGACGAGAGACTCCGGAAGGAATTTGCCCCTTATGGCACCATCACCAGTGCCAAG GTCATGACAGACGGCTCCCAAAGCAAGGGTTTTGgctttgtttgtttctcttcacCTGAGGAAGCAACAAAAGCAGTGACTGAAATGAACGGGAGAATTGTTGCAACCAAGCCACTGTATGTGGCTCTGGCTCAGCGGAGAGAGGAGCGTAAAGCGATCCTGAccaataaatacatgcagagaCTTGCTACCTTGAGGACCATGACGAGTCCGATCATTGACTCTTACCAGCAGGCCGGATACTACATGACTGTACCACAG CCTCCCACTCGCTCCTTCTACAACCACAATGCTGTCAGCAACATGAGACCAGTGCCTCGTTGGACAGGACAACCCCCAAGACTACAGG GCACCTATTCAACCCAGTTTGTTGGTACCTCTGTTCCCCGACGTGGATCGACCCCCATCGCTACGGTCAGACAGGCCTCCACCCAGGCTCCGCGCATTATAAGCTCCACACAAAAGACAA GTTATTCCTGCACCTGTGATGGAGCAACCGGTGCACATTCAAGGCCACGAGCCGCTCACCGCCTCGATGTTGGCTTCAGCTCCACTCATGGATCAGAAACAGCTTCTCG GGGAGCGATTGTACCCGGTGATCCATGCCCTTCACCCAAACTTGGCTGGAAAAATCACTGGCATGCTGCTGGAGATCGACAACTCTGA
- the LOC120558576 gene encoding RNA-binding protein 39-like isoform X2 — translation MADDFDVEAMLEAPFRKDEIKSSHANGHDDQNKKKKRSRSKSRSPGSRRRRSRSKDKKKGKKRSKSRERKRSRSRERHRSNSRSKERSGRYRARKSPVRKRSKSRSPLKKEKSPIRQPIDNLTPEERDARTVFCMQLAARIRARDLEDFFSAVGKVRDVRMISDRNSRRSKGIAYIEFVESSSVPLAIGLTGQRLLGVPIIVQASQAEKNRAAAAANNLQKGSSGPMRLYVGSLHFNITEEMLRGIFEPFGKIEGIQLMMDSETGRSKGYGFISFADAECAKKALEQLNGFELAGRPMKVGHVTERSDSSTASSFLDNDELERTGIDLGTTGRLQLMARLAEGTGLKIPPAAQQALQMTGSIPFGNISAPTSVPTPAPSQALNLPSQPLATHCLQLSNLFNPQSENDPSWAVEIQDDVIEECNKHGGIVHIYVDKNSAQGNVYVKCPSIPAAMATVNALHGRWFAGKMITAAYVPLPTYHNLFPDSVTAKQLLMPARR, via the exons ATGGCTGATGATTTTGACGTTGAGGCCATGCTGGAGGCTCCATTCAGAAAG GATGAGATCAAGTCCTCTCATGCAAATGGACATGACGACCAGAACAAAAA GAAAAAGAGGAGCCGAAGCAAGAGCCGAAGCCCAGGCTCTAGGAGGAGAAGAAGCCGAagcaaagacaaaaagaagGGTAAGAAGAGGAGCAAGAGCCGAGAAAGAAAACGAAGCCGCAGCAGAGAACGCCATCGCAGCAACTCCCGAAGCAAGGAGCGCTCTGGCCGGTACAGAGCACGCAAGAGCCCAGT ccgGAAACGTTCCAAAAGTCGGAGCCCCTTGAAAAAAGAGAAGAGTCCCATCAG GCAACCAATTGACAATTTAACACCAGAGGAGAGGGATGCCCGCACAGTTTTCTGTATGCAGCTCGCTGCAAGAATCAGAGCTCGAGACCTGGAAGATTTCTTCTCAGCTGTTGGAAAA GTAAGAGATGTGAGAATGATCTCAGACAGAAACTCCAGGAGATCAAAGGGCATCGCTTACATAGAGTTTGTGGAGTCTTCTTCTGTACCACTGGCTATTGGATTGACTGGCCAGAGGCTTTTAGGAGTGCCCATCATCGTCCAGGCCTCTCAG gcagaaaaaaacagagctgCAGCTGCTGCCAACAATCTACAGAAGGGCAGTTCAGGTCCAATGAGGCTGTACGTGGGCTCCCTGCACTTCAACATTACTGAAGAAATGCTTCGAGGGATCTTTGAGCCGTTTGGAAAG ATTGAGGGAATCCAGCTAATGATGGACAGTGAGACTGGACGATCCAAAGGCTATGGCTTCATATCG TTTGCAGATGCAGAATGTGCAAAAAAGGCCTTGGAGCAGCTCAATGGCTTTGAGCTGGCCGGACGTCCGATGAAGGTGGGGCATGTTACAGAGCGCTCAGACTCATCGACAGCCAGCTCATTCCTGGACAACGACGAACTTGAGAGGACTGGCATCGACCTGGGAACCACAGGGCGTCTACAGCTTATGGCTCGGCTAGCAGAAG GAACTGGTCTGAAAATCCCTCCTGCTGCTCAGCAGGCTCTACAGATGACTGGGTCCATACCCTTTGGAAACATTTCTGCTCCAACAT CTGTTCCAACTCCAGCTCCAAGCCAAGCCTTGAACCTCCCTTCACAGCCGTTGGCCACACACTGCCTTCAGCTGTCCAATCTGTTCAACCCACAATC gGAAAACGATCCCAGCTGGGCTGTCGAGATCCAAGATGATGTTATTGAAGAGTGCAACAAACATGGAGGAATTGTTCACATTTATGTTGATAAGAACTCTGCTCAA GGTAATGTGTATGTGAAGTGTCCCTCAATACCAGCAGCGATGGCAACTGTAAATGCACTTCATGGACGCTGGTTTGCAG GCAAAATGATAACTGCTGCCTACGTTCCCTTACCAACCTACCACAACCTTTTCCCCGATTCTGTAACGGCGAAGCAGCTCCTAATGCCGGCACGCCGATAG
- the pabpc1l gene encoding polyadenylate-binding protein 1-like isoform X1: MKMNSSGQAYPLASLYVGDLHSDVTEAMLYQKFSPAGPIMSIRVCRDIITRRSLGYAYINFQQPADAECALDTMNYDVIKGRPIRIMWSQRDPGLRKSGVGNIFIKNMDESIDNKALYDTFSAFGNILSCKVVCDEKGSKGYGFVHFETHEAANRAIGTMNGMLLNDRKVRKTGNQLESGIVNPKAHFLGGTCQFFLLSFVGHFKSRKEREVEFGNKAMKFTNVYIKNFGEDYTDEKLMEVFTAFGRTLSVRVMKDERGRSRGFGFVNYANHEDAQKAVNEMNGKEINGKIIYVGRAQKRLERQGELKRKFDQIKQDRIQRYQGVNLYVKNLDDSIDDERLRKEFAPYGTITSAKVMTDGSQSKGFGFVCFSSPEEATKAVTEMNGRIVATKPLYVALAQRREERKAILTNKYMQRLATLRTMTSPIIDSYQQAGYYMTVPQPPTRSFYNHNAVSNMRPVPRWTGQPPRLQGTYSTQFVGTSVPRRGSTPIATVRQASTQAPRIISSTQKTNNIATQTVGGRTDMPGMTRSGQYKYSSAVRNVQQVVTVPAPMTRLQVIPAPVMEQPVHIQGHEPLTASMLASAPLMDQKQLLGERLYPVIHALHPNLAGKITGMLLEIDNSELLHMLETPESLHAKVDEAIAVLQAHQAKECSPKK; this comes from the exons ATGAAG ATGAACAGCAGTGGACAAGCGTATCCCCTCGCTTCTCTGTATGTAGGCGACCTGCATTCTGATGTTACGGAGGCCATGCTTTACCAGAAATTTTCTCCTGCTGGACCCATCATGTCGATCCGTGTGTGCCGTGACATCATAACACGCAGATCTCTGGGATATGCCTACATAAACTTCCAGCAACCAGCTGATG cggAGTGCGCCTTGGATACAATGAACTACGACGTTATTAAGGGTCGGCCTATCAGAATAATGTGGTCTCAGCGTGACCCGGGACTCAGGAAGTCTGGTGTGGGAAACATCTTTATCAAGAACATGGATGAGTCGATTGACAACAAGGCGCTGTATGATACCTTCTCAGCCTTTGGCAATATTTTGTCCTGCAAG GTTGTTTGTGACGAGAAAGGGTCCAAAGGCTATGGATTTGTTCACTTTGAAACTCACGAGGCTGCAAACCGGGCCATTGGAACCATGAATGGGATGCTCCTGAATGATAGGAAAGT tCGAAAGACAGGTAATCAGTTGGAATCTGGCATTGTCAACCCAAAGGCCCATTTTCTGGGGGGAACATGTCAGTTCTTCCTGCTTAG TTTTGTTGGCCACTTTAAGTCCCGCAAGGAAAGAGAGGTGGAGTTTGGCAACAAAGCTATGAAGTTCACCAACGTCTACATCAAAAACTTTGGTGAAGACTACACTGATGAGAAACTCATGGAAGTCTTTACTGCATTTG GAAGGACTCTCAGTGTGCGAGTGATGAAGGATGAGAGGGGCCGGTCACGAGGATTTGGCTTTGTAAACTACGCTAACCATGAGGATGCTCAGAAG GCAGTTaatgaaatgaatggaaaggAGATCAATGGGAAGATCATCTATGTTGGTCGGGCTCAGAAGCGGCTGGAGCGCCAGGGAGAGCTCAAGCGCAAGTTTGACCAGATCAAACAGGACCGCATCCAGCGCTATCAG GGGGTGAATCTGTATGTGAAGAACTTGGATGATAGCATAGATGACGAGAGACTCCGGAAGGAATTTGCCCCTTATGGCACCATCACCAGTGCCAAG GTCATGACAGACGGCTCCCAAAGCAAGGGTTTTGgctttgtttgtttctcttcacCTGAGGAAGCAACAAAAGCAGTGACTGAAATGAACGGGAGAATTGTTGCAACCAAGCCACTGTATGTGGCTCTGGCTCAGCGGAGAGAGGAGCGTAAAGCGATCCTGAccaataaatacatgcagagaCTTGCTACCTTGAGGACCATGACGAGTCCGATCATTGACTCTTACCAGCAGGCCGGATACTACATGACTGTACCACAG CCTCCCACTCGCTCCTTCTACAACCACAATGCTGTCAGCAACATGAGACCAGTGCCTCGTTGGACAGGACAACCCCCAAGACTACAGG GCACCTATTCAACCCAGTTTGTTGGTACCTCTGTTCCCCGACGTGGATCGACCCCCATCGCTACGGTCAGACAGGCCTCCACCCAGGCTCCGCGCATTATAAGCTCCACACAAAAGACAA ATAACATTGCCACGCAGACTGTAGGAGGGCGTACTGACATGCCTGGTATGACCAGAAGCGGCCAGTACAAGTACTCGTCTGCAGTGAGAAACGTCCAGCAGGTCGTTACTGTACCTGCACCCATGACGAGACTGCAG GTTATTCCTGCACCTGTGATGGAGCAACCGGTGCACATTCAAGGCCACGAGCCGCTCACCGCCTCGATGTTGGCTTCAGCTCCACTCATGGATCAGAAACAGCTTCTCG GGGAGCGATTGTACCCGGTGATCCATGCCCTTCACCCAAACTTGGCTGGAAAAATCACTGGCATGCTGCTGGAGATCGACAACTCTGAGCTGCTGCACATGCTGGAGACACCCGAGTCCCTGCACGCTAAG GTGGACGAGGCGATTGCTGTCCTGCAGGCTCACCAGGCAAAGGAATGCTCTCCTAAAAAGTGA
- the pabpc1l gene encoding polyadenylate-binding protein 1-like isoform X2 has protein sequence MNSSGQAYPLASLYVGDLHSDVTEAMLYQKFSPAGPIMSIRVCRDIITRRSLGYAYINFQQPADAECALDTMNYDVIKGRPIRIMWSQRDPGLRKSGVGNIFIKNMDESIDNKALYDTFSAFGNILSCKVVCDEKGSKGYGFVHFETHEAANRAIGTMNGMLLNDRKVRKTGNQLESGIVNPKAHFLGGTCQFFLLSFVGHFKSRKEREVEFGNKAMKFTNVYIKNFGEDYTDEKLMEVFTAFGRTLSVRVMKDERGRSRGFGFVNYANHEDAQKAVNEMNGKEINGKIIYVGRAQKRLERQGELKRKFDQIKQDRIQRYQGVNLYVKNLDDSIDDERLRKEFAPYGTITSAKVMTDGSQSKGFGFVCFSSPEEATKAVTEMNGRIVATKPLYVALAQRREERKAILTNKYMQRLATLRTMTSPIIDSYQQAGYYMTVPQPPTRSFYNHNAVSNMRPVPRWTGQPPRLQGTYSTQFVGTSVPRRGSTPIATVRQASTQAPRIISSTQKTNNIATQTVGGRTDMPGMTRSGQYKYSSAVRNVQQVVTVPAPMTRLQVIPAPVMEQPVHIQGHEPLTASMLASAPLMDQKQLLGERLYPVIHALHPNLAGKITGMLLEIDNSELLHMLETPESLHAKVDEAIAVLQAHQAKECSPKK, from the exons ATGAACAGCAGTGGACAAGCGTATCCCCTCGCTTCTCTGTATGTAGGCGACCTGCATTCTGATGTTACGGAGGCCATGCTTTACCAGAAATTTTCTCCTGCTGGACCCATCATGTCGATCCGTGTGTGCCGTGACATCATAACACGCAGATCTCTGGGATATGCCTACATAAACTTCCAGCAACCAGCTGATG cggAGTGCGCCTTGGATACAATGAACTACGACGTTATTAAGGGTCGGCCTATCAGAATAATGTGGTCTCAGCGTGACCCGGGACTCAGGAAGTCTGGTGTGGGAAACATCTTTATCAAGAACATGGATGAGTCGATTGACAACAAGGCGCTGTATGATACCTTCTCAGCCTTTGGCAATATTTTGTCCTGCAAG GTTGTTTGTGACGAGAAAGGGTCCAAAGGCTATGGATTTGTTCACTTTGAAACTCACGAGGCTGCAAACCGGGCCATTGGAACCATGAATGGGATGCTCCTGAATGATAGGAAAGT tCGAAAGACAGGTAATCAGTTGGAATCTGGCATTGTCAACCCAAAGGCCCATTTTCTGGGGGGAACATGTCAGTTCTTCCTGCTTAG TTTTGTTGGCCACTTTAAGTCCCGCAAGGAAAGAGAGGTGGAGTTTGGCAACAAAGCTATGAAGTTCACCAACGTCTACATCAAAAACTTTGGTGAAGACTACACTGATGAGAAACTCATGGAAGTCTTTACTGCATTTG GAAGGACTCTCAGTGTGCGAGTGATGAAGGATGAGAGGGGCCGGTCACGAGGATTTGGCTTTGTAAACTACGCTAACCATGAGGATGCTCAGAAG GCAGTTaatgaaatgaatggaaaggAGATCAATGGGAAGATCATCTATGTTGGTCGGGCTCAGAAGCGGCTGGAGCGCCAGGGAGAGCTCAAGCGCAAGTTTGACCAGATCAAACAGGACCGCATCCAGCGCTATCAG GGGGTGAATCTGTATGTGAAGAACTTGGATGATAGCATAGATGACGAGAGACTCCGGAAGGAATTTGCCCCTTATGGCACCATCACCAGTGCCAAG GTCATGACAGACGGCTCCCAAAGCAAGGGTTTTGgctttgtttgtttctcttcacCTGAGGAAGCAACAAAAGCAGTGACTGAAATGAACGGGAGAATTGTTGCAACCAAGCCACTGTATGTGGCTCTGGCTCAGCGGAGAGAGGAGCGTAAAGCGATCCTGAccaataaatacatgcagagaCTTGCTACCTTGAGGACCATGACGAGTCCGATCATTGACTCTTACCAGCAGGCCGGATACTACATGACTGTACCACAG CCTCCCACTCGCTCCTTCTACAACCACAATGCTGTCAGCAACATGAGACCAGTGCCTCGTTGGACAGGACAACCCCCAAGACTACAGG GCACCTATTCAACCCAGTTTGTTGGTACCTCTGTTCCCCGACGTGGATCGACCCCCATCGCTACGGTCAGACAGGCCTCCACCCAGGCTCCGCGCATTATAAGCTCCACACAAAAGACAA ATAACATTGCCACGCAGACTGTAGGAGGGCGTACTGACATGCCTGGTATGACCAGAAGCGGCCAGTACAAGTACTCGTCTGCAGTGAGAAACGTCCAGCAGGTCGTTACTGTACCTGCACCCATGACGAGACTGCAG GTTATTCCTGCACCTGTGATGGAGCAACCGGTGCACATTCAAGGCCACGAGCCGCTCACCGCCTCGATGTTGGCTTCAGCTCCACTCATGGATCAGAAACAGCTTCTCG GGGAGCGATTGTACCCGGTGATCCATGCCCTTCACCCAAACTTGGCTGGAAAAATCACTGGCATGCTGCTGGAGATCGACAACTCTGAGCTGCTGCACATGCTGGAGACACCCGAGTCCCTGCACGCTAAG GTGGACGAGGCGATTGCTGTCCTGCAGGCTCACCAGGCAAAGGAATGCTCTCCTAAAAAGTGA